A genome region from Aggregicoccus sp. 17bor-14 includes the following:
- a CDS encoding MotA/TolQ/ExbB proton channel family protein, which translates to MSFSDLLHYLRLGGVTLALLLLASVLALGVAVERLIALWGVSERSRTLSEVVHKHLLRGDLTAARTAAERSDAVAADIYLAGFQRLERSRRVDDAVVGAVERERTQVGLRLRRNLWLLATIGSITPFVGLFGTVAGIMRSFKDLGLDVSSGGTGGTAAVMTGISEALIATAVGILVAVQAMIFYNYFQARLGRVVVELRLLADEFVELLRERPTGPGVPGAELPPPPPPPAVGS; encoded by the coding sequence ATGAGCTTCTCCGATCTGCTCCACTACCTTCGTCTGGGAGGCGTCACTCTCGCCCTCCTGCTCCTGGCCTCCGTGCTCGCGCTCGGCGTGGCGGTCGAGCGCCTCATCGCCCTGTGGGGCGTGAGCGAGCGCTCGCGCACCCTGAGCGAGGTGGTGCACAAGCACCTGCTGCGCGGGGACCTCACCGCCGCCCGCACCGCCGCCGAGCGCTCGGACGCGGTCGCCGCGGACATCTACCTCGCGGGCTTCCAGCGCCTCGAGCGCAGCCGCCGCGTGGACGACGCGGTGGTGGGCGCGGTGGAGCGCGAGCGCACCCAGGTGGGCCTGCGCCTGCGCCGAAACCTCTGGCTGCTCGCCACCATCGGCTCCATCACGCCCTTCGTGGGCCTGTTCGGCACGGTGGCCGGCATCATGCGCTCGTTCAAGGACCTGGGCCTGGACGTGTCCTCCGGAGGCACCGGCGGCACGGCGGCGGTGATGACCGGCATCTCCGAGGCGCTCATCGCCACGGCGGTGGGCATCCTCGTCGCGGTGCAGGCGATGATCTTCTACAACTACTTCCAGGCGCGGCTGGGGCGCGTGGTGGTGGAGCTGCGGCTGCTCGCGGACGAGTTCGTGGAGCTGCTGCGCGAGCGCCCCACGGGCCCGGGCGTGCCCGGCGCCGAGCTCCCTCCCCCGCCGCCGCCTCCCGCGGTGGGGAGCTAG